The proteins below come from a single Eucalyptus grandis isolate ANBG69807.140 chromosome 3, ASM1654582v1, whole genome shotgun sequence genomic window:
- the LOC104436433 gene encoding LOW QUALITY PROTEIN: protein ELF4-LIKE 3 (The sequence of the model RefSeq protein was modified relative to this genomic sequence to represent the inferred CDS: inserted 1 base in 1 codon) → MEGDAFPGFGGGAHHHQIDTKILQTFQKSFVQVQSILDQNRLLINEINQNQESRVPDSLSRNXGLIRELNNNIRTVVNLYADLSSNFTKSMDASSEGDSSGGAMRSDAKAGLKRNRPA, encoded by the exons ATGGAGGGCGATGCATTCCCGGGGTTCGGCGGCGGGGCTCACCACCACCAGATAGACACCAAGATACTGCAGACCTTCCAAAAGAGCTTTGTGCAGGTGCAGAGCATCCTGGACCAGAACAGGCTGCTGATCAACGAGATAAACCAGAATCAAGAGTCCAGAGTCCCGGACAGCCTGAGCCGGA GTGGACTGATCCGCGAGCTCAACAACAACATCCGGACAGTGGTCAATCTCTACGCCGATCTGTCGAGCAACTTCACCAAGTCCATGGACGCATCTTCCGAGGGCGACTCGAGCGGCGGTGCTATGAGATCAGACGCCAAAGCTGGGCTGAAGAGAAATAGACCTGCGTAG